The Nitriliruptor alkaliphilus DSM 45188 genome includes a region encoding these proteins:
- a CDS encoding class I adenylate-forming enzyme family protein has protein sequence MNIASQLEAIVGEHADRTAVVYLGSRITYGRLGRYIERAAAGFARLGVVAGDRVVVYLPNGPQWVVTWAALQRLGATVVPVTPFYGERELAYVCQDSASTTIVCTDVNYGYVAAIADEAGVENVVVTSMIDMLPAWKRGIGRLLDQVPRGSFPRNDGRTSTFRALVATSGDLPPADHDPAAIAEIMYTGGTTGEPKGVPISRGQFLAAAAEQRRQSMPVVPLGEDVVLQGAPLFHILGQTVGLGALLAGDTLVLLPRMNLDAVMDHIDRFRATTLFGVPTFFRMVLEHDRLDDYSLASLRYCFSGGDVLPVEVGRRWHDRVGTRIVQGYGATETCGGITLTPAEEAVPDGTVGRLLPLHEVLVVQPGTTDPVEPGGSGELLVHSEPMVDGYYNKPAETELAFVTIDGKRWYRTGDVVRFDDDGWCYFVDRSVDTIKHKGYRVAASKVEAVLQAHPSVLSACVVGVPDERVGERVKALIVVKADATDVSVDEIQQWCNQRLARYERPSAFEFRDMLPTSKVGKLLRREIRDEERRRRGISAGEAYLAG, from the coding sequence ATGAACATCGCAAGCCAGCTCGAGGCGATCGTCGGTGAGCACGCCGACCGCACCGCTGTGGTCTACCTCGGTTCCCGGATCACCTACGGCCGGCTCGGGCGCTACATCGAACGGGCAGCGGCCGGCTTCGCGCGGCTCGGTGTGGTCGCCGGTGATCGAGTGGTGGTGTACCTGCCGAACGGCCCGCAGTGGGTCGTCACGTGGGCGGCCCTCCAGAGGCTCGGCGCGACCGTCGTCCCGGTGACTCCCTTCTACGGTGAGCGCGAACTCGCGTACGTCTGTCAGGACAGCGCCAGCACCACCATCGTCTGCACGGACGTGAACTACGGGTACGTCGCGGCCATCGCCGACGAGGCTGGTGTCGAGAACGTCGTGGTGACGAGCATGATCGACATGCTCCCGGCCTGGAAGCGCGGTATCGGTCGCCTCCTCGACCAGGTCCCGCGCGGGAGCTTCCCGAGGAACGACGGGCGAACATCGACCTTCCGAGCCCTGGTCGCGACGTCCGGTGACCTGCCGCCCGCGGACCACGATCCCGCCGCCATCGCCGAGATCATGTACACCGGCGGTACGACCGGGGAGCCGAAGGGCGTCCCCATCTCCAGAGGTCAGTTCCTGGCAGCAGCCGCTGAACAACGACGGCAGAGCATGCCCGTCGTGCCGCTCGGCGAGGACGTCGTCCTCCAGGGCGCACCGCTGTTCCACATCCTCGGGCAGACCGTCGGGCTCGGCGCTCTGTTGGCCGGTGACACCCTGGTGCTGCTGCCGAGGATGAACCTCGATGCCGTCATGGACCACATCGATCGGTTCCGCGCGACCACGCTCTTCGGGGTCCCGACCTTCTTCCGGATGGTCCTGGAGCACGACCGACTCGACGACTACTCGCTGGCGTCGCTCCGGTACTGCTTCAGCGGAGGTGATGTCCTACCGGTCGAGGTCGGCCGACGCTGGCACGACAGGGTGGGCACGCGGATCGTCCAGGGCTACGGCGCGACCGAGACCTGCGGCGGTATCACGCTGACGCCCGCCGAGGAGGCGGTGCCCGACGGCACGGTCGGTCGGCTCCTGCCCTTGCACGAGGTGCTCGTCGTGCAGCCTGGCACCACCGACCCGGTGGAGCCCGGTGGATCCGGTGAGCTGCTGGTGCACTCGGAGCCCATGGTGGACGGGTACTACAACAAGCCTGCCGAGACCGAGCTCGCGTTCGTCACGATCGACGGCAAGCGCTGGTACCGCACCGGCGACGTGGTCCGCTTCGACGACGATGGCTGGTGCTACTTCGTCGATCGATCGGTCGACACGATCAAGCACAAGGGCTACCGCGTCGCCGCGTCCAAGGTCGAAGCCGTCCTCCAGGCTCACCCGTCCGTCCTCAGCGCGTGCGTCGTCGGCGTTCCCGACGAGCGCGTCGGGGAGCGCGTCAAGGCGCTCATCGTCGTCAAGGCGGATGCGACCGACGTCAGCGTCGACGAGATCCAGCAGTGGTGCAACCAACGACTCGCGAGGTACGAACGCCCGAGTGCCTTCGAGTTCCGGGACATGCTCCCGACCTCCAAGGTCGGCAAGCTCCTCCGCCGGGAGATCCGTGACGAGGAACGGCGTCGACGTGGCATCTCCGCAGGAGAGGCGTACCTCGCCGGCTGA
- a CDS encoding thiolase family protein — MSSSAAIPIPLAWSSPFVRWQGALAETSSIDLAVDVTKRALAARDFPASEATAVILGWTVPQPQIFYGAPTVAHRIGAEHTSGPMISQACATGAVSVQTAAARVQTGIDRLGLVITTDRTSNGPLLTYPLASAPGGAPHLEHWVMDSFEHDPVGGTAMIATAERVAADAGITREQLDDVTLLRYEQYRSSLADDRAFQRRYMVPIELPSRRGEPTVIDADFGVFPTTAEGLAALRPVVPNGLVTFGSQTHPADGTAGLVVTSVDRARDLAAGEGIATILGTGGARVEPGQMPKAPVPAAQAALDAAGLTFADVDVVTAHDPFAVNDVWFARQTGIELERVNQRGSSLIFGHPQAPTGTRLIVELLHTLAERGGGVGLFTGCAAGDTGAAVVVRVED, encoded by the coding sequence ATGTCATCGTCAGCTGCGATCCCGATCCCGCTCGCGTGGTCGTCCCCGTTCGTGCGGTGGCAAGGCGCCCTGGCTGAGACCTCGAGCATCGATCTCGCGGTCGACGTGACGAAACGAGCGCTCGCAGCTCGCGACTTCCCAGCATCGGAGGCCACCGCCGTGATCCTGGGGTGGACGGTGCCGCAACCGCAGATCTTCTACGGTGCGCCGACCGTCGCTCACCGGATCGGTGCCGAGCACACGTCGGGACCCATGATCTCCCAGGCCTGCGCGACCGGCGCCGTGAGCGTCCAGACGGCGGCAGCGCGCGTCCAGACGGGGATCGATCGACTCGGCCTGGTGATCACCACCGACCGGACGAGCAACGGCCCCCTCCTCACCTACCCCCTCGCATCCGCTCCCGGGGGCGCACCCCACCTCGAGCACTGGGTGATGGACAGCTTCGAACACGATCCCGTCGGCGGAACCGCCATGATCGCCACCGCTGAGCGGGTCGCGGCGGATGCCGGGATCACCCGCGAGCAACTCGACGACGTCACCCTGCTCCGTTACGAGCAGTACCGGTCGTCGCTCGCCGACGACCGCGCCTTCCAGCGCCGCTACATGGTCCCGATCGAACTCCCCTCGAGGAGGGGAGAGCCCACCGTGATCGATGCCGACTTCGGCGTCTTCCCGACCACCGCCGAGGGGCTCGCCGCGCTCCGACCGGTCGTGCCGAACGGGCTCGTCACCTTCGGGAGTCAGACCCACCCGGCCGACGGCACGGCCGGGCTCGTCGTGACCAGCGTGGACCGCGCCCGAGACCTCGCTGCGGGCGAGGGGATCGCGACGATCCTCGGGACGGGAGGCGCGCGCGTCGAACCGGGGCAGATGCCGAAGGCTCCCGTGCCGGCCGCGCAGGCAGCCCTCGACGCTGCCGGGCTGACCTTCGCGGACGTGGACGTCGTGACAGCTCACGACCCGTTCGCGGTCAACGACGTGTGGTTCGCTCGGCAGACCGGGATCGAACTCGAGCGGGTCAACCAGCGGGGATCCAGTCTGATCTTCGGCCACCCTCAGGCACCGACCGGCACCCGGCTGATCGTCGAACTCCTCCACACGCTGGCCGAACGGGGCGGAGGCGTGGGGCTGTTCACCGGGTGCGCTGCGGGGGACACCGGAGCCGCCGTGGTCGTCCGCGTCGAGGACTGA
- a CDS encoding acyl-CoA thioesterase, which yields MSPAQITVTRPLEWMDTDAAGIWHHSTAIRFLEHAELELHRQLGIVDTTFGFTPRARMEIDFHEAVRFGDDVRTTLIAARVGRTSIAYDFVLEGPRGRYAGGKLITVLVDGEGKPRPIPDDLRAALTERGDVS from the coding sequence ATGTCCCCTGCGCAGATCACGGTCACCCGACCGCTCGAGTGGATGGACACGGACGCCGCCGGGATCTGGCACCACTCGACCGCCATCCGCTTCCTCGAGCACGCCGAGCTCGAGCTGCACCGGCAGCTCGGGATCGTGGACACCACGTTCGGGTTCACGCCCCGCGCGAGGATGGAGATCGACTTCCACGAGGCCGTCCGGTTCGGGGACGACGTGCGCACGACGCTGATCGCCGCCCGCGTCGGTCGGACGTCGATCGCCTACGACTTCGTGCTCGAGGGACCGCGCGGCCGGTACGCCGGGGGGAAGCTGATCACCGTCCTCGTCGACGGGGAGGGCAAGCCGCGCCCCATCCCGGACGACCTGCGCGCCGCGCTCACCGAGCGAGGCGACGTCTCCTGA
- a CDS encoding ABC transporter ATP-binding protein, whose amino-acid sequence MLRTLHRILPPPVARELRVLTVWLTTAAVLQGVTLGLVGVVVSAGLETHPATGSWLIALAGAGLAFAVVQWTAQMVAFRVGSSTARALHLRVGDHLGEVPLGWFTTSRQAEAIDTVTDGVPRLMSLPAILLRPATTAVVTPLAAGLTLALIDWRATVAVLVASAAAWTVSRYSARLARDVDARRHRTAARATDRILEYASRQPLIRTDRRPDDSDALSRAIEDVRAAARRSTGTVLPGLLLFGVTLNALFAALIAAGLAGTAGAAGAGLSAPAFVGLIVVVARLTAVAASGAELAAGLQLQRGLLTRVAEILDTAPLPVVETTRPAVTPAADLDARFVQVEQVSFRYADALVLDEVSFHLPRRGLTALVGPSGSGKTTIARLLARFWDPEAGRIMLDGVDLRALPPDEIAAHLATVLQDDHLLDTTLGDNVQLGCQHATDADLARVIEAAGLTRTVAELPAGLDSPVGPDGSKLSGGQRQRVCVARALLKAAPLTLMDEATSALDPTNASIVTDAAERLAATGSVLVIAHNLDTVARADQVLVLERGRIVQRGTPGELAGRAGPYRDLVSAHAGTC is encoded by the coding sequence ATGCTCCGCACGCTGCACCGCATCCTGCCCCCGCCCGTCGCCCGTGAGCTGCGTGTCCTCACCGTGTGGCTCACCACCGCCGCCGTCCTGCAGGGGGTGACCCTCGGGCTCGTGGGTGTCGTCGTCTCGGCCGGCCTCGAGACCCACCCGGCGACCGGGTCGTGGCTCATCGCGCTGGCCGGGGCTGGCCTCGCGTTCGCGGTCGTGCAGTGGACCGCGCAGATGGTGGCCTTCCGGGTCGGCAGCAGCACCGCCCGCGCGCTGCACCTCCGGGTGGGTGACCACCTCGGTGAGGTGCCGCTCGGGTGGTTCACCACGTCGCGGCAGGCCGAGGCGATCGACACGGTCACCGACGGGGTGCCGCGGCTGATGTCGCTCCCGGCGATCCTGCTGCGCCCCGCCACCACCGCGGTCGTCACCCCGCTGGCAGCTGGGCTCACGCTCGCCCTCATCGACTGGCGAGCCACCGTCGCGGTGCTCGTCGCGTCCGCCGCCGCGTGGACGGTCAGCCGGTACAGCGCCCGTCTCGCGCGGGATGTCGACGCGCGCCGGCACCGGACGGCCGCCCGGGCGACCGACCGCATCCTCGAGTACGCGAGCCGGCAACCGCTCATCCGCACCGACCGACGACCGGACGACAGCGACGCCCTGTCCCGCGCCATCGAGGACGTCCGCGCCGCAGCCCGTCGATCGACCGGGACGGTGCTCCCCGGTCTGCTGCTGTTCGGCGTCACGCTGAACGCTCTGTTCGCCGCGCTCATCGCTGCGGGCCTGGCCGGCACGGCCGGGGCGGCCGGGGCGGGCCTGTCGGCCCCCGCGTTCGTGGGCCTCATCGTCGTGGTCGCCCGCCTGACCGCGGTCGCGGCGTCCGGTGCGGAGCTCGCCGCCGGTCTCCAGCTGCAGCGCGGGCTGTTGACGCGGGTCGCGGAGATCTTGGACACCGCCCCCCTCCCGGTCGTGGAGACCACCCGGCCAGCGGTCACACCCGCGGCTGACCTGGATGCCAGGTTCGTCCAGGTGGAGCAGGTCAGCTTCCGCTACGCCGACGCCCTGGTCCTCGACGAGGTGTCGTTCCACCTGCCGCGTCGCGGCCTGACCGCGCTGGTCGGCCCCTCGGGCTCCGGCAAGACCACGATCGCCCGGCTCCTCGCCCGGTTCTGGGACCCCGAGGCGGGACGCATCATGCTCGATGGCGTGGACCTCCGCGCCCTGCCACCCGACGAGATCGCGGCCCATCTCGCCACCGTCCTCCAGGACGACCACCTGCTCGACACCACCCTCGGCGACAACGTCCAGCTGGGATGCCAGCACGCCACGGACGCGGACCTCGCCCGGGTGATCGAAGCCGCCGGGTTGACGCGCACGGTCGCCGAACTGCCCGCCGGGCTCGACAGCCCGGTCGGACCCGACGGCAGCAAGCTCTCCGGCGGGCAGCGACAACGCGTGTGTGTCGCACGAGCCCTGCTCAAGGCCGCCCCGCTCACGCTGATGGACGAGGCGACGTCCGCCCTCGACCCGACCAACGCCAGCATCGTCACCGATGCGGCCGAGCGGCTCGCGGCGACGGGCAGCGTCCTGGTCATCGCGCACAACCTCGACACCGTCGCCCGAGCCGATCAGGTGCTGGTCCTCGAGCGCGGCCGGATCGTCCAGCGCGGGACCCCCGGCGAGCTCGCCGGACGAGCCGGGCCGTACCGCGACCTCGTCAGCGCCCACGCGGGAACGTGCTGA
- a CDS encoding ABC transporter ATP-binding protein, translating to MTADLELLRAVRGPLTGAIALQAAAGVLALLPIVALVAFTGAWVSGDPLPGLGLVVAAIVGTLGAALGSAAATWLAHRADADLTGLLQHRLAETIRTLPVPAVTGLGAGRVKKVVHDDTSALHYLVAHTLLDVTALVVTPLAGLLVLAVVDWRLAMLSVVPLAAGVGCYVRAMQGSREGFSQYAATQQRINAAVVDLVRGLPTAKIYGGPGGARDRYDAAVHGFHDFFRAWSRRTSAATTASWLVVAPGVTAACFALLGGIGLRLGWVSPAAFVAGILLGPTISAPVAVAGPRLQAIRTGLAALSSLAELLAQPGITWGTTEVPADARVRLDEVSHRYGDDRLALDGVSLELPERGLIALVGASGSGKSTIATLLARFADPTAGRVLLGEVDLREVREDELYERIGFVFQDTRLRQASIRDNLTGGRPIDDERVGRAARTAAIHDDVVALPNGYDTVLGDETELSGGQRQRLCLARALLREPDVLVLDETLAAVDPSLRATLWAALRAQAEQRTVLLIAHQLRLVHGADRLLVLDDGRLVGDGTHVELLRSCATYRSLWKAEVAEGEDETEQGPTVATAVDATTGGAR from the coding sequence ATGACCGCCGACCTCGAACTGTTGCGAGCCGTGCGTGGTCCGCTGACCGGCGCCATCGCGCTCCAGGCGGCGGCCGGCGTGCTGGCGCTGCTCCCGATCGTCGCCCTGGTGGCGTTCACCGGCGCCTGGGTCAGCGGGGACCCGCTGCCCGGCCTGGGCCTCGTCGTCGCGGCGATCGTCGGCACGCTCGGCGCAGCGCTCGGATCGGCGGCAGCCACGTGGCTCGCTCACCGTGCGGATGCCGATCTGACCGGGCTGCTCCAGCACCGTCTCGCCGAGACCATCCGGACGCTGCCGGTCCCGGCCGTGACCGGGCTCGGCGCCGGCCGTGTCAAGAAGGTGGTCCACGACGACACCTCCGCGCTCCACTACCTGGTCGCCCACACCCTGCTCGATGTGACCGCGCTGGTGGTGACACCGCTGGCGGGGCTGCTCGTGCTCGCGGTCGTCGACTGGCGCCTCGCGATGCTCAGCGTGGTCCCTTTGGCGGCGGGGGTCGGGTGCTACGTCCGAGCGATGCAGGGCTCGCGCGAGGGGTTCTCCCAGTACGCCGCCACCCAACAGCGCATCAACGCCGCGGTCGTCGACCTCGTGCGTGGGCTGCCGACGGCCAAGATCTACGGTGGTCCTGGTGGCGCCAGGGACCGCTACGACGCTGCGGTCCACGGGTTCCACGACTTCTTCCGAGCCTGGTCCCGACGTACCTCGGCCGCGACCACCGCTTCCTGGCTCGTGGTCGCCCCCGGGGTCACCGCTGCCTGCTTCGCGCTGCTCGGTGGCATCGGCCTCCGCCTCGGGTGGGTCAGCCCGGCCGCGTTCGTCGCCGGGATCCTGCTCGGTCCCACCATCAGCGCACCCGTCGCCGTCGCGGGCCCACGACTGCAGGCGATCCGGACCGGGTTGGCTGCGCTGAGCTCCCTCGCCGAGCTGCTCGCGCAGCCCGGCATCACGTGGGGCACCACCGAGGTCCCCGCGGACGCCCGGGTCCGGCTCGACGAAGTGAGCCACCGGTACGGCGACGACCGGCTGGCGTTGGACGGCGTATCGCTCGAGCTCCCCGAGCGCGGTCTGATCGCGTTGGTCGGGGCATCCGGCAGCGGCAAGAGCACCATCGCCACCCTCCTCGCCCGGTTCGCCGACCCCACGGCCGGGCGGGTCCTGCTCGGCGAGGTCGACCTGCGTGAGGTCCGCGAGGACGAACTGTACGAGCGCATCGGGTTCGTGTTCCAGGACACGCGGCTGCGGCAGGCCAGCATCCGGGACAACCTCACCGGGGGCCGACCGATCGATGACGAGCGCGTGGGCCGTGCCGCCAGGACCGCAGCGATCCACGACGATGTCGTCGCCCTGCCCAACGGTTACGACACGGTGCTCGGGGACGAGACGGAGCTGTCCGGCGGTCAGCGTCAGCGGCTCTGCCTCGCTCGGGCGCTCCTGCGCGAACCGGATGTGCTCGTCCTCGACGAGACGCTCGCCGCGGTCGACCCGAGCCTGCGTGCCACCCTGTGGGCGGCGCTGCGAGCCCAGGCCGAGCAGCGCACGGTGCTGCTCATCGCCCACCAGCTCCGGCTCGTGCACGGGGCCGACCGGCTGCTGGTCCTCGACGACGGCCGCCTCGTCGGCGACGGCACCCACGTCGAGCTCCTCCGGAGCTGTGCGACCTACCGCTCGCTCTGGAAGGCCGAGGTGGCCGAGGGCGAGGACGAGACCGAGCAGGGCCCCACCGTGGCCACCGCCGTGGACGCGACCACCGGAGGGGCCCGCTGA
- a CDS encoding ABC transporter ATP-binding protein → MSALASVTDLGVTASDGSVILEHVDLALHPGHVTALVGPSGAGKTTLAQAFLGHLGPGLALVSGGALVAGHDPFSASGRRALRGRIVGYLPQDPASALDPRRTVAAQLRTAARIASPEAGRASRTERVREAASAAAFDEELLDRRPAQLSGGQAQRALLAWAYVARPRILVLDEPTSGLDPGTARRVSDAFTRLPWGPAVLLISHDRELVARAADDTAEIVDGRVHAVLERPTAAAAPHDHQDPPTVATSSGSEVLAASGVTIRRGGTALMDEGSLTLHAGDLVALRGASGSGKTSLALALCGLAPPDRGHLRIHGTPTAWHAGTRARSGQAFLAYAGQDARAALNPHETIRRTLTRARRSAARRDPTVGVDVEELLDRFGLPRSVLDRAPDRLSGGQRHRVALARAVAAAPAVLVCDETTAALDHATAALVLDTLDGLRADTGLPVLFITHQDEVATRADRVLTLAGGRLR, encoded by the coding sequence GTGAGCGCCCTCGCGTCGGTCACCGACCTCGGTGTCACGGCGTCCGACGGTTCGGTCATCCTCGAGCACGTCGACCTCGCGCTCCACCCCGGTCACGTCACGGCGCTGGTGGGCCCGTCGGGTGCCGGCAAGACGACCCTCGCGCAGGCGTTCCTCGGCCACCTCGGACCCGGGCTCGCGCTCGTCAGCGGCGGTGCGCTGGTCGCCGGGCACGACCCGTTCAGCGCGTCCGGTCGGCGGGCACTGCGGGGGCGGATCGTGGGGTACCTGCCACAGGATCCGGCCAGCGCCCTGGACCCGCGCCGGACGGTCGCGGCGCAGCTGCGCACCGCCGCCCGCATCGCGAGCCCCGAGGCCGGCCGCGCCTCCCGAACCGAACGCGTGCGCGAGGCTGCCAGCGCGGCAGCGTTCGACGAGGAGCTCCTCGACCGCCGACCGGCTCAGCTCTCGGGTGGGCAGGCGCAGCGGGCACTGCTGGCCTGGGCCTACGTCGCCCGCCCCCGGATCCTCGTGCTGGACGAGCCGACCAGCGGGCTCGATCCGGGCACGGCGCGCCGCGTCAGCGACGCGTTCACGCGGCTGCCCTGGGGGCCGGCCGTGCTCCTGATCAGCCACGATCGCGAGCTCGTCGCCCGCGCGGCGGACGACACCGCCGAGATCGTCGACGGACGTGTCCACGCGGTCCTCGAACGCCCAACGGCGGCGGCTGCGCCTCATGACCACCAGGACCCACCCACGGTCGCGACCTCCTCCGGTTCGGAGGTGCTCGCAGCGAGCGGCGTCACCATCCGCCGCGGCGGGACGGCGCTGATGGACGAGGGATCGCTCACCCTCCACGCGGGCGACCTCGTCGCCCTCCGAGGTGCGTCGGGGAGCGGCAAGACCTCGCTCGCGCTCGCCCTGTGCGGGCTCGCCCCGCCCGACCGTGGCCACCTGCGCATCCACGGCACCCCCACCGCGTGGCACGCCGGGACACGTGCACGGAGCGGCCAGGCGTTCCTGGCCTACGCGGGCCAGGACGCTCGCGCCGCGCTCAACCCGCACGAGACGATCCGTCGCACCCTCACCCGCGCCCGCCGCTCAGCGGCACGTCGCGATCCCACCGTCGGGGTGGACGTCGAGGAGCTGCTCGACCGGTTCGGTCTGCCCCGCTCCGTGCTGGACCGCGCCCCGGACCGCTTGAGCGGCGGGCAACGCCACCGGGTCGCGCTCGCTCGCGCTGTCGCCGCCGCACCAGCGGTGCTGGTCTGCGACGAGACCACCGCCGCGCTCGACCACGCCACCGCCGCGCTCGTGCTCGACACCCTCGACGGGTTGCGTGCGGACACCGGGCTGCCGGTGCTGTTCATCACCCACCAGGACGAGGTGGCCACGCGCGCCGACCGCGTCCTGACCCTCGCCGGAGGACGCCTGCGATGA
- a CDS encoding ABC transporter permease, with amino-acid sequence MTARRWAVAVPVSLVLLIAVVGPWLAGSVTTPVSGPFAAPGDGQLFGTDVLGRDVLARVLGGGRTLVLQAFAATLLGSLSGIGVGIWTGATHRRPISSGVPRVVDAIAGVPALLLLLVLAAGMPGSAAVVALAIAVVSTPFSVRVIREHTARLAATDYAQEAEARGEPWVARVRYDLLPGLVPVIWAEAGIRFVAATQLAATAGFLGLGAGAPAANWGRMVRENSTGIAANPWPVLVPAGLLVVLAIGVTHLLDRTLDSPDGSVEHVGRLA; translated from the coding sequence GTGACCGCCCGGCGGTGGGCCGTCGCCGTACCGGTCTCGCTAGTGCTCCTGATCGCCGTCGTCGGACCGTGGCTGGCAGGCAGCGTGACGACCCCGGTCAGCGGCCCGTTCGCGGCCCCCGGTGACGGACAACTGTTCGGGACCGACGTGCTCGGCCGCGACGTGCTCGCCCGTGTCCTCGGGGGTGGGCGCACCCTCGTCCTCCAGGCCTTCGCGGCGACGCTGCTCGGCAGCCTGTCCGGCATCGGCGTCGGCATCTGGACCGGCGCGACGCACCGCCGGCCCATCTCCTCCGGCGTCCCCCGGGTCGTCGACGCGATCGCCGGCGTCCCGGCACTGCTCCTGCTGTTGGTGCTGGCCGCCGGGATGCCCGGCAGCGCGGCGGTCGTGGCGCTCGCGATCGCGGTGGTCAGTACCCCGTTCTCGGTCCGGGTGATCCGCGAACACACGGCCCGACTCGCCGCGACGGACTACGCGCAGGAGGCCGAAGCGCGGGGCGAGCCGTGGGTGGCGAGGGTCCGCTACGACCTGCTGCCGGGCCTCGTGCCGGTGATCTGGGCGGAGGCCGGCATCCGGTTCGTCGCGGCGACCCAGCTCGCGGCCACGGCCGGGTTCCTGGGCCTCGGCGCCGGCGCGCCAGCCGCGAACTGGGGACGGATGGTCCGCGAGAACAGCACCGGCATCGCTGCCAACCCCTGGCCGGTGCTCGTGCCGGCGGGGCTGCTCGTGGTGCTCGCCATCGGCGTCACCCACCTCCTCGACCGCACCCTCGACTCGCCCGACGGCAGCGTGGAGCACGTGGGACGGCTCGCGTGA
- a CDS encoding ABC transporter permease produces the protein MRSAGWLGARVATALVTLAALSAVVFWTTEVLPGDAVGVISGQDATEAEREAVRLALGLDRPPLERYGRWVAGLPRGDLGTSLVSGEEVASLVTSRFAASVAVLLPATGLMAVLAGALGTAAGLRPGSRLDRLLSGTTLGMIGTPDFLIATGLLVVFTVWWPVLPAVAIVPIGDALWQHPRLVALPAVALALGGFGASMRLLRASVAQAASTPFAEFARLNGVRGARYVWTIVSNALGPAIQAFAVMTAGLLGGAIVVETLFNVPGLGYELTRAVGNRDVPLVQGLSLVLGAATLTILLAGDLTARLLGRTVSTCAGTP, from the coding sequence GTGCGATCCGCCGGCTGGCTCGGCGCGAGGGTCGCCACGGCCCTGGTGACCCTCGCTGCACTCTCGGCCGTCGTGTTCTGGACGACCGAGGTGCTCCCCGGGGACGCGGTCGGTGTCATCTCCGGCCAGGATGCGACCGAGGCCGAGCGTGAGGCGGTCCGGCTCGCGCTCGGCCTCGATCGGCCACCGCTGGAGCGGTACGGGCGGTGGGTCGCCGGGCTCCCGCGCGGTGACCTCGGCACGTCGCTGGTCTCCGGCGAGGAGGTCGCTTCGCTCGTGACCTCGCGGTTCGCGGCGAGCGTGGCGGTCCTGCTTCCGGCCACCGGGCTGATGGCCGTGCTCGCCGGGGCGCTCGGCACCGCCGCGGGGCTGCGGCCCGGGAGCCGCCTCGACCGGCTCCTCAGCGGGACGACGCTCGGGATGATCGGCACGCCCGACTTCCTGATCGCCACCGGGCTCCTGGTCGTGTTCACCGTCTGGTGGCCGGTGCTCCCCGCGGTCGCCATCGTGCCCATCGGGGACGCGCTGTGGCAGCACCCCCGCTTGGTCGCCCTGCCTGCCGTCGCACTGGCGCTCGGCGGGTTCGGGGCGAGCATGCGCCTGCTCCGCGCCTCGGTCGCCCAAGCCGCCTCCACCCCGTTCGCCGAGTTCGCCCGCCTCAACGGGGTGCGTGGCGCACGCTACGTGTGGACCATCGTCTCGAACGCGCTCGGCCCGGCCATCCAGGCGTTCGCCGTCATGACCGCCGGTCTGCTCGGCGGCGCCATCGTCGTCGAAACGTTGTTCAACGTCCCCGGCCTCGGCTACGAGCTGACGCGGGCAGTGGGCAACCGCGACGTGCCGCTCGTGCAGGGCCTCAGCCTCGTGCTCGGCGCGGCGACCCTGACGATCCTGCTCGCCGGCGACCTCACCGCTCGCCTGCTGGGTCGGACCGTCTCCACCTGCGCGGGCACGCCGTGA